One region of Mycolicibacterium insubricum genomic DNA includes:
- a CDS encoding META domain-containing protein, translated as MGRISAVTGTAAVLTAVAALAACNSHNSGSAAPETSASAAAPEKLDGTSWQLLQIQSSDDAQGITTVDDPSKFTVSFGPDGQAAIKLDCNTGGGSWTAEPAEGGESGTLTFGPIRQTLMACGDGSLDGRVGQELSHVTGYLFRDGQLHLSTKFDGSTLTWRPTPS; from the coding sequence ATGGGCCGGATTTCAGCAGTCACCGGCACCGCCGCGGTATTGACGGCGGTGGCGGCACTCGCCGCCTGCAACAGCCACAACAGCGGCAGCGCGGCACCGGAAACGAGCGCTTCCGCGGCCGCGCCCGAGAAGCTGGACGGTACGTCCTGGCAGCTGTTACAGATCCAGTCCTCCGACGACGCCCAGGGCATCACCACCGTCGACGACCCGTCGAAGTTCACCGTCTCCTTCGGTCCCGACGGCCAGGCGGCGATCAAACTCGACTGCAATACCGGGGGCGGCAGCTGGACCGCGGAGCCCGCCGAGGGTGGCGAGTCGGGGACCCTGACGTTCGGGCCGATCCGGCAGACGTTGATGGCCTGCGGCGACGGGTCGCTGGACGGTCGGGTGGGCCAGGAGTTGTCGCACGTGACCGGCTATCTGTTCCGCGACGGGCAGTTGCACCTGTCGACGAAGTTCGACGGCTCCACCCTGACCTGGCGACCGACGCCTTCTTAG
- a CDS encoding 3'(2'),5'-bisphosphate nucleotidase CysQ: protein MTSAPDDRSDVDLAADLAVDAGRLLLAVREEVGHDFPWDLGDAGDARANAHILARLRAERPDDAVLSEEAPDDLARLSADRVWIVDPVDGTREYSLPGRRDWAVHIALWQRVGGPDGTITDAAVSLPAYDEVYRSDTVTAPAAPRTGPIRITASANRPPAVLYRIAERMEVELVRIGSAGAKAMAVVRGDVDAYVHAGGQWEWDSAAPVGVARAAGLHTCRLDGSPMLYNRPDPYLPDLLICRADLGRVLLDAIHR from the coding sequence GTGACCTCTGCCCCCGACGATCGCAGCGATGTCGATCTGGCCGCCGATCTGGCGGTCGACGCCGGCCGGTTGCTGCTGGCGGTCCGCGAGGAGGTCGGCCACGATTTCCCGTGGGATCTCGGCGATGCCGGTGACGCCCGCGCCAACGCCCACATCCTGGCCCGGCTGCGTGCCGAACGTCCCGATGACGCGGTGCTCTCGGAGGAGGCTCCCGACGACCTGGCGCGGCTGAGTGCCGACCGGGTGTGGATCGTCGACCCCGTCGATGGCACCCGCGAATACTCGCTGCCGGGGCGGCGGGACTGGGCCGTGCACATCGCCCTGTGGCAGCGCGTCGGCGGCCCCGACGGGACCATCACCGACGCCGCGGTCTCCCTGCCGGCCTACGACGAGGTGTACCGCAGCGACACCGTCACCGCCCCCGCCGCACCGCGCACCGGCCCGATCCGGATCACCGCCTCGGCCAACCGGCCGCCCGCGGTGCTGTACCGGATCGCCGAGCGGATGGAGGTGGAACTGGTCCGGATCGGCTCGGCCGGAGCGAAGGCGATGGCGGTGGTACGCGGCGATGTCGACGCCTACGTGCACGCCGGCGGGCAATGGGAGTGGGATTCGGCGGCCCCGGTCGGGGTGGCCCGCGCCGCCGGTCTGCACACCTGCCGCCTCGACGGCTCCCCGATGCTCTACAACCGCCCCGACCCGTACCTGCCCGATCTGCTGATCTGCCGCGCCGACTTGGGCCGGGTGCTGCTCGACGCCATCCATCGGTGA